From one Agathobaculum sp. NTUH-O15-33 genomic stretch:
- a CDS encoding helix-turn-helix domain-containing protein, with the protein MDYIEAFKKMRLEMKLSQVQLSEQLGLKSAAYGMYETRQRKMDVETFAKLCRILGTTPNEMLGFDE; encoded by the coding sequence ATGGATTATATTGAAGCTTTCAAAAAGATGCGGCTTGAAATGAAATTATCTCAGGTACAGCTAAGCGAACAACTGGGACTGAAATCCGCAGCTTATGGGATGTATGAGACCAGACAGCGAAAAATGGATGTGGAGACGTTTGCGAAGCTTTGCCGCATCCTCGGCACCACGCCAAACGAAATGCTGGGGTTTGACGAATAA